A window of Pirellulales bacterium genomic DNA:
GACGTCCGGCTGGAAACCGGCATGTCGATCGCCCAATGCGAATTCTGGTCCGATACGCTCGACCGCTGGGCCGACAATCTCGTCGATCCCGCCTGCGCCGGCGAATGCGCCTGCAAGGGAAAAGGCTGCCTCCCGCCGGCGATGATCCTGGAAGCGATGAAGATTCTCGAAGCCGAGGTGAACCTCCGCGAAGAGACGCGCGTCGCCCAGCAGGCCAAGGCAGCGATCGAGGCCGAAAAGCACATGGAGGAGTGCTACAAGCTCTCGACGACCCAGGATGGGCTGACCGAGCGCGTGCGCAAGTTGAACGCAGCGATCAAGGAATTGCCCGACGCCGAGCAGGATTTCGCCCTCGAGATCAAGATTCTCACCGCGGTCGAAAAGGTCATGAACGAAGCGACGGGCATCCTTATGAATGGCGAAACCGGCAACCCGGCCATCGCGGCCGAGACCGAGGCGATCGAACTTCTGCTGCGCTCGAAGCGCATCAATCCGAAAGGGGGCGGCGGCGGTGGATCAAGCCCCGGCGGCGGCGGACAGGGAACCACGAACGACTCGGCCTTGGCCCTGGTCGGTAACGGTATGAACGACAAGGAAGTACGCGAAGACCGCGGCGTGCAGCAATCCACCGGCGACGCCGGTACCTCGCTGCCTGAGGAGTTCCGCGCCGGTCTCGACGAGTACTTCAACCGCCTGGAACGCGAGCCCGGCTCCGACTGACGGACCATGGGGCACAAGAGGCAGGAGGAGCGAGAGGCATGCGGTACTTTTGGCAACCATGCGCAGCCACGAGCGGGCCTTTGTTTTCCTCTTGCCGAACCGTGGCACGGAGGCTGTGCGGTTTCTTGATCCTTGTGGCGGCTATCCATGTCACGGCCAGCGCCGAGGAAATTGTCGTCTACACCGCCGACCCGAACGGTCCAGACGAACAGTTGGTGTTGCAAGACCGAATCGCGGGAGCAGACGCGGACGGCGCGATCCAGCTCGAAGTGAATGGCGAGGGCGGAAATGCGTTCGCCGTTTGGTGCCTTCAAGCCCAAATCGACTACGCCGCACAGTTCCGGCCAACGCTCGATTGCGAGCTGGCGTTCGTGCGGCAGATTTGCGGCGACCTGACCGTCGAAGAGCGGCGCAAGATCAAGATCGCGGCCGAAATCTCGCTGCACGACGTGGCCAAGCGATACAAGAAGTGGCAGAACGAACCGCATGCTGAGCATCAGGTCGCTGTCGAGCCCGTCATTCTGATTCGCGAGGCCATCGCCGCGGCCGTGCGAAACACGGTTGATCCACAGCTGGGCGAGCGATTCGCCGCCGAGACGGGCAAGCGCGCGGCCCGCCGTAAACGCGCGGCGATTATGGGCTTTATCGCGTGCGCCGACCGGCTGCTTTGCCTCTCGACTGAGCAGCGGCAGGACTTGATGGCATCCCTCTCCGCAGGCTGGCAGAGCTCGTGGGAGGGATGGAACCGTTTGACCGATGCGAATTCGGCCTGGGTTCCTCTCGTGCTCGACGAACACCTCAAGTGCCTGCGCGAAGAACAAATGGCAGTATGGAAGATCACTCCGAAGACGGAATTCGGCATGGCAAATATCGCACCGTTCGACATGAGCCACGACGACGACTGGTGGGGTCCCGGTCTGAGAGAATTCGTCCCGCTGACGTTGGGCCTTGTCGAAGGGCTTTGGCAAACCCGGAACTCGACTCCTCCCGCGAAACCCGTGCGACCCATGGCCGCGGGCGTCCTGGCGGCACCGGTACTCGACGATCCTTTTGCGGACGCGGCGCCATGAGCACGGCCAGAATTTTGCGGGCACTGAGATTGTCTTTCGCAGTCGCTTGCCTGGCCGCGGCGCCGCTTCACGCTGCGCCCGATGATACAGAACTGGTTATCCAAGTTGACGAGGAGCCCGACGTTCCCGAGGTCGATCCTGCGGCCTTCGACAATTGGATTTTTGGTGGGTTCGTTAACGCGCAGTCCGCTCGGGCGCAAATCGAATCGCGCACGGACCTGATCGTGAGCGAAGTCAGGCGCGTGTGTGACTTGAACGCCGAGCAACACGACAAATTGCGTCTCGCCGCCAACGTCGAGCTCCGGCACATCTTCGAAGAGGCGGAACGGTTGCGCGAATGCTTTGTCGCTGCGGCGAATGACCCGAATCCACAACAAGACAATTGGAGCCAGGCGGCCAGGTTTCAGAGGCGGATCTATCGCGAGCTGTTGGGCCAGGGGACCTTTTTTGCGAAGACCTTGCAATCCACGATCAATGTCGAGCAGCATGCCCGAATCGAGGAGATCCGCGCAGAGCGGCTGGCATTTCGCCGCCAGGCCGCGATCGAGGGCGCCCTCGTGTGGTTCGAGGAAAGCGTGCCGCTCACGACCGCTCAACACGAGGCGATCGCGGGGCTGGTTACCAAGGCGATTGCCAATGACGCGCTTGAGACTGCCGCGAGCGCCGTGCTCGAACCGTCGCCGGTCGGAGGCGATTCGTTCTATGCCTTCTATCGCGTCTTGAGTTTGCCGAGGACGCAGCTCCGACAGGTGCTGGATGACCGTCAATGGAAAATCGTCGACGGCCTGGATACGACGCGAACGGAATACGAGCAGATGCTGATTTCGCAGGGATCGCTGACCCGCCTCGAGGCGGATGCGATCGCCCAAGCCCGCGGGCAATAGTAACTACGACGATACATCAATGGACCGTACGATGAAAAACCGTGATGAGGAGGTTACCACGCCCGACGCGACAAACCAGATCGTGCGCAATCCGGGATCTCTCGTGGTGCTGGCTATCGGCGCCTTGGTTCTTGTCCTTGGCGGCGCGTCAAGCGCCCACGCCCAGCCTCCGACGATCAAGATCGGCGAGGCCGTGCCGCGGGACGTGCGCGAGATTTACGATCGCGGACTGCAATATCTCGTCACCTCGCAAACCGAGGCTGGCGACTGGCAAGGCGGCGGCCAGCAAGGGCCGGGAATCACCGGCATGGCACTGATGGTCTTACTGGCGTCGGGCGAGGATCCGAATTTCGGTCTCTATGCCAATAGTGTCCGCCGGGCGCTGCGCAACATCATCAGCCAGCAAAGCGCGTCGACCGGCATCATGGGCAACAGCATGTACCATCACGGCTTTGCCACGCTGGCCCTGGCCGAGGCCTATGGTACCGTCGACGATCGCAACCTATGGACCGGGTCGGAATCAAACCGCCGCTCGATTGGCGAGGCGTTGGAACTGGCCGTGCGCGGCGCGCTCACCTCGCAAAACAAGAACCAGGTCGGCGGCTGGCGCTACTCGCCCGACAGCCGCGATGCCGACACCTCGGTCAGCGGCGCCGTACTGGTGGGCCTCCTGGCCGCGCGCAACGCCGGCATCGAGATCCCCGATGAAGCGATCGAAAAGGCGATCAAGTACTACACGCAGATGACGTCCGACGCGGGCCAGGTCGCGTACGCGGGGGGCTTTGGCGGCTTTGACGAATCGCTCGCCCGGGTCTCGATTGCCACGCTCGTCTATTCCGTCGCCCGCCGCAAAGATCTGCCGCAGTTCAAGGCGACGCTGCAATTCCTCACTTCTCGGCTGGAAAATAATTCCAACCAGTACGCCGAATACACGCGCTACTACCAGGCCCAGGCTTTGTTCCAGGGGGATGTCGAAGCGTGGGAGAAATGGAACAAGCTGCTGGTGCGCCAATTGAAAGCCGCGCAAGCCGCCGACGGCAGCGTGCGTGGGCAATTCGGGCCGACGATCGGCACGTCGCTGTCGATGCTCGCCCTGGCCGTGAACTACCGCTTCCTACCGATTTACGAGCGATAGAATGCTTAATCGATGCACTGAGGAAAGGGCGAGCGAGTTGCAACGGCGCCGCCGTTTTTGCCGAAGCGCGGGCCGCGTTGTCCCGGCGGTCGTGGCGGCCTGCTGCTTGCTCATCGCGGGCACGGGGCAACTCGCCGCAGCCGACGACGCCGCGAATGCCCAGCGGCAGCCGATGCTGCACCTGCAAGATCGCGATTCAGCAACGGGCCACCTGGCCGATTCGGTCGGCCCGGAAAAGCTGCTGTGGGCATCGCCCGCGTTTGCCGCGCCGCTCGAGTTTCCGATCGCGGCGCTGCGGACCGTGCACTTTCCGGTGAACGCTAATCTTCCCCAGCCGGCCGGCGAATACGGCGTCGAACTATCGGGTGGAGACGCCTTTTTCGGCGAGCTGTTGGAACTCGACAAGCAGCAGCTTGTCTTCGATGCCGCGGGGCTCGGCCCGTTGCACATCGATCGTAGCGTGTTGCGTCGCTTGTATCGGATGAAGGCCATCGAGCTGATTTTCGCCGGACCCAACGGGCTGGACGGTTGGAAAGTGTCGGGCAGCAACAGCGCCTGGCGCGAGGATCGAGGGCATTTGGTCTCGGACGAGATCGGCGCCGTGATCCGCCGCGATTTCGGCACGCCGGCGCTTGCGCGCTACGAGATCGAGTTGTCGTGGAAGACCAAGCCCGATTTCGATCTGGCCTTCGGCGTGGGCGAGGATCCCAAGTCGGTGCTTCGCGCGTTCCGGCTCGACGTGTGGGACAGCAAGATCGTCGCCTGGCGCGAGACCGAGCGGGAAGCGGACGTCACGGCCTTGACGCGCATCGAGCCGGGGCCCGGCCGGATTCACTTGCAGATCATGATCGATCAGGAGAACGGCCGCATGATGGTGTTGTCGCCGTTTGGCGAGAAGCTGGCCGATCTGCGCGTAGCCAGCGGCAAGCCCCAGGTTCACGGCGGCTTGCAATTGACGAACAAGAGTGGCGAT
This region includes:
- a CDS encoding squalene--hopene cyclase — protein: MKNRDEEVTTPDATNQIVRNPGSLVVLAIGALVLVLGGASSAHAQPPTIKIGEAVPRDVREIYDRGLQYLVTSQTEAGDWQGGGQQGPGITGMALMVLLASGEDPNFGLYANSVRRALRNIISQQSASTGIMGNSMYHHGFATLALAEAYGTVDDRNLWTGSESNRRSIGEALELAVRGALTSQNKNQVGGWRYSPDSRDADTSVSGAVLVGLLAARNAGIEIPDEAIEKAIKYYTQMTSDAGQVAYAGGFGGFDESLARVSIATLVYSVARRKDLPQFKATLQFLTSRLENNSNQYAEYTRYYQAQALFQGDVEAWEKWNKLLVRQLKAAQAADGSVRGQFGPTIGTSLSMLALAVNYRFLPIYER